One region of Bdellovibrio bacteriovorus genomic DNA includes:
- a CDS encoding methyl-accepting chemotaxis protein, with protein MKNTSLSFKMYFVMGILIAGSIVIAAIGLSRMRKINDTLHSIVNEKSARVSIVKDIRSTFYLQLMNERNYILETDPEKMKKIDALMETRHDEILKRVDDLHAVSTEIGKEEAAKFKAAYQEWWKNTQEVKAFVASGDKTKALHQSQSVGHEIRQTSESIINGNVQRNEERMSKEAIQAEKDYESAKVLMLTASIGTILLGLSIGGLILRSLSKSINQIIGNLSASSNHVSAASQQIASASVELSEATTEQASSLEETVATIEELSSMVKVNAENAGQASLLSSQASNIVSRGEKEMGSLISSMGEISQDSKKISDIINVIDDIAFQTNLLALNAAVEAARAGEQGKGFAVVAEAVRTLAQRSSIAAKDIAELIKSSVGRIEHGSEQVEKSSAVLTEILSAITKVAQLNQEISAASTEQSNGIAQISKAMNQLDQVTQVNAASSEEAAASAEELSAQADSLKNVISTLVQVVKGKSETPEEMPVSKLPSKVPVKMGSTRPPTSHSEDLLPLNSAG; from the coding sequence ATGAAAAACACCAGTCTGAGTTTTAAAATGTACTTCGTTATGGGAATCTTGATTGCGGGATCTATTGTGATCGCCGCCATCGGCCTGAGCCGTATGAGAAAAATCAACGACACTCTTCATTCCATTGTGAATGAAAAGTCTGCGCGAGTCTCTATCGTCAAAGATATTCGCTCCACTTTTTATCTCCAACTGATGAATGAAAGAAACTACATTCTAGAAACCGACCCGGAAAAAATGAAAAAGATCGATGCTCTCATGGAAACTCGCCATGACGAGATCTTAAAGCGTGTCGACGATCTGCACGCTGTATCTACGGAGATTGGCAAGGAAGAGGCTGCCAAGTTTAAAGCCGCTTATCAGGAATGGTGGAAAAACACGCAAGAGGTCAAAGCCTTCGTAGCCTCCGGCGATAAGACCAAGGCTTTACATCAAAGCCAGTCCGTGGGTCACGAAATTCGTCAAACAAGCGAGTCGATCATTAATGGCAACGTACAAAGAAATGAAGAGCGGATGTCTAAGGAAGCCATACAGGCAGAAAAAGATTATGAATCAGCCAAAGTTTTGATGCTGACCGCAAGTATCGGGACAATCCTTCTTGGTCTATCTATTGGTGGATTAATTTTGCGTTCGCTATCAAAATCGATTAACCAAATCATCGGAAATCTTTCTGCTTCGTCGAATCACGTATCAGCAGCGTCCCAACAAATTGCCTCCGCCTCTGTCGAACTTTCGGAAGCTACCACAGAACAGGCTTCTTCCCTGGAAGAAACCGTCGCGACCATTGAAGAGCTTTCATCAATGGTCAAGGTCAACGCTGAAAATGCCGGCCAAGCGTCTTTGCTTTCGAGTCAAGCCAGCAATATCGTTTCTCGAGGCGAAAAAGAAATGGGTTCATTAATCTCTTCCATGGGAGAGATTTCCCAAGATTCTAAAAAGATCTCGGACATTATCAATGTGATCGACGACATAGCCTTCCAAACAAATCTTTTGGCCTTAAATGCGGCCGTAGAGGCGGCACGCGCCGGAGAACAAGGCAAAGGTTTTGCGGTGGTCGCCGAGGCTGTTCGAACCCTCGCCCAGCGCAGTTCGATTGCCGCTAAAGACATCGCGGAACTCATTAAGTCTAGCGTGGGCCGCATCGAACATGGCAGTGAGCAAGTAGAGAAAAGCAGCGCTGTCCTAACTGAGATATTGAGTGCGATCACGAAAGTGGCCCAACTCAATCAAGAGATTTCCGCTGCCAGCACTGAACAATCCAATGGAATTGCCCAGATCAGCAAAGCCATGAATCAGTTAGATCAAGTGACGCAAGTTAATGCCGCATCGTCTGAAGAGGCCGCTGCCTCCGCAGAAGAACTTTCAGCACAAGCAGACAGCTTAAAGAATGTGATTTCAACACTTGTCCAAGTTGTTAAAGGCAAATCCGAAACCCCAGAGGAAATGCCTGTCAGCAAGTTGCCGTCGAAAGTGCCGGTGAAAATGGGATCCACTAGACCACCGACTTCACACAGTGAAGATTTGCTTCCGCTAAATTCTGCGGGCTAA
- a CDS encoding putative DNA modification/repair radical SAM protein: protein MALPDWNLLKSKLSVLADAAKYDASCSSSGSQRKRDPKGMGNVEGMGICHSYAPDGRCISLLKILMTNFCIFDCKYCVNRVSSDVKRAKFSPEEIVTLTLEFYRRNYIEGLFLSSGIVESSDSTMEKLILVAKTLRQVHRFQGYIHLKVVAGASQELIEEAGLWADRVSANIEMPAQPDLDLLAPAKTIESATTSMDQIAEKVKETKEEQKKTFRAPRFAPAGQTTQMIVGATPSSDSLILQSSQNLYKKYSLRRVYYSAYSPIPHADVLLPTEQPPLIRENRLYQADWLLRFYKFDASELTSAEDPNLALDMDPKTAWALKHREYFPVNVNTASREQLLRVPGFGVRNVERILQMRPFRKITLMDLAKLRVPLKRARYFVITSDHNPDVMLLDSQHLKESVAPSSNQLSLFDLAVTAKTGEL, encoded by the coding sequence ATGGCTCTTCCCGACTGGAACTTATTAAAATCGAAGCTTTCTGTTTTAGCTGATGCCGCGAAGTACGATGCGTCCTGTTCAAGCAGCGGATCGCAACGCAAAAGAGATCCCAAAGGGATGGGAAATGTTGAAGGCATGGGAATTTGTCATAGTTATGCTCCGGATGGCCGATGTATCAGCCTTTTAAAAATTCTGATGACGAACTTTTGCATCTTCGACTGCAAATATTGCGTCAACCGCGTATCAAGCGACGTTAAAAGAGCCAAGTTCAGTCCCGAAGAAATCGTCACTCTGACACTTGAGTTCTATCGTCGTAATTACATTGAAGGACTTTTCCTCAGTTCAGGTATTGTTGAAAGCTCAGACTCGACAATGGAAAAATTAATTTTAGTGGCAAAAACTTTGCGACAAGTTCATCGCTTTCAAGGATACATCCACTTAAAAGTTGTCGCTGGTGCTTCACAAGAGCTTATTGAAGAAGCCGGCTTATGGGCTGATAGAGTCAGTGCAAATATTGAAATGCCCGCGCAGCCGGATTTGGATCTTTTAGCTCCTGCTAAAACAATTGAATCCGCTACGACTTCCATGGATCAGATCGCAGAAAAAGTGAAAGAGACAAAAGAGGAGCAAAAGAAAACTTTCCGTGCTCCTCGTTTTGCTCCGGCGGGACAGACAACGCAGATGATAGTGGGAGCAACTCCCAGTTCGGATTCGTTAATTCTGCAGTCTTCGCAAAATTTGTATAAGAAATATTCCTTACGACGGGTCTATTACTCTGCTTATAGTCCGATTCCTCACGCCGATGTTCTGCTTCCGACAGAGCAGCCGCCACTAATACGCGAAAATAGACTTTACCAAGCCGACTGGCTTTTAAGGTTTTATAAATTCGACGCTTCAGAATTAACAAGTGCTGAGGATCCAAATCTTGCTTTGGACATGGACCCTAAAACAGCCTGGGCTCTGAAACATCGAGAGTATTTTCCGGTGAACGTGAACACGGCTTCTCGAGAACAGCTCTTGCGAGTTCCGGGATTTGGTGTACGCAACGTCGAAAGAATTCTTCAGATGCGGCCCTTTCGAAAGATCACTTTGATGGATCTCGCCAAACTGCGCGTTCCTTTAAAAAGAGCTCGTTATTTTGTTATCACCTCAGATCACAACCCCGATGTGATGTTGCTAGACTCACAACACTTGAAAGAGTCCGTGGCACCGAGTTCGAACCAGCTTTCACTTTTTGACTTAGCCGTGACAGCAAAAACGGGCGAGCTATGA
- a CDS encoding DUF1428 domain-containing protein, with the protein MAYVDGFVIAIKKSKLKKYQQMSKKASKVWMKYGALEYIETVGDDLKVKGVMPFTKLAKTKSGETVVFSWIVYKSKAHRNAVNKKVMADPFMTSFDPKDSPFEMHKMAYGGFKTIVSVK; encoded by the coding sequence ATGGCTTACGTAGATGGCTTTGTGATTGCGATTAAAAAATCGAAGCTTAAAAAGTACCAGCAGATGTCTAAGAAAGCTTCCAAAGTATGGATGAAATACGGTGCTCTAGAATATATTGAAACCGTGGGTGATGATTTGAAAGTAAAAGGAGTGATGCCATTTACGAAACTTGCAAAAACAAAATCCGGCGAAACCGTAGTGTTTTCTTGGATTGTTTATAAATCAAAAGCTCATCGCAATGCCGTTAATAAAAAAGTAATGGCGGATCCTTTTATGACATCTTTCGACCCCAAAGACAGCCCGTTTGAAATGCATAAAATGGCGTACGGGGGATTTAAAACCATCGTTTCTGTTAAATAG
- a CDS encoding BON domain-containing protein yields the protein MKDTNPRYRHFTSDSVDYGLRTNAIHNPSSGYSYSEAESYEWDRSMNPNVRYIPGESNRDLARRERDYSGVGPKNYRRTDERIYEDVCEVLSRHPDIDASEIEVSVRDGIVFLDGTVETRRVRRLAQEIIDGLPGVEDVENYLDVPERDRDRRRIARSLS from the coding sequence ATGAAAGACACAAATCCACGATATCGTCATTTCACATCTGATAGCGTCGACTATGGATTAAGAACAAATGCCATTCATAATCCTTCTTCAGGTTACAGCTATTCCGAGGCTGAATCTTACGAGTGGGATCGTTCTATGAACCCCAATGTTCGTTACATTCCCGGAGAGAGCAATCGGGACCTTGCCCGTCGCGAACGAGACTATTCTGGAGTGGGTCCTAAAAATTACCGCCGCACCGATGAACGTATCTATGAAGATGTGTGTGAAGTTTTGTCCCGACATCCCGATATTGATGCGAGCGAAATTGAAGTGTCTGTGCGCGACGGAATTGTTTTTTTAGATGGGACCGTTGAAACTCGTCGAGTTCGCCGACTTGCTCAAGAAATCATAGACGGACTGCCTGGAGTTGAAGACGTTGAAAACTATCTAGATGTTCCCGAAAGAGATCGCGACCGCCGTCGCATCGCACGCAGTTTAAGCTAA
- a CDS encoding LysR family transcriptional regulator produces the protein MNLDGIDVFVKVVQAGSFTAAAKLLNMPTTTVSGKVAHLERRLGVTLLQRTTRKLNLTQAGSKFFSRCVKALEEVEAGESELTAIKAEPQGLLKITTVADLGHSLMPDLIRGYLKKYPQMQVELILTTRVVDLIGEGIDLAIRTGSLEDSTLIAKKFYNDELGLWASPAYLKKNGIPKAVKDLKKHQFIKFSSSPRLFKAMSDKDSEKLVMPSRIFVDDMETMKAFVLGGDGIGTLPGTLADKEEKAGKIVRVLPGWRWGAANFYFVYPPQRFVSLKVQTFIEHALQTRAERKDL, from the coding sequence ATGAACTTAGATGGAATAGACGTTTTTGTAAAAGTAGTTCAAGCAGGAAGCTTCACCGCAGCGGCGAAGTTATTAAATATGCCGACAACGACTGTCAGTGGAAAAGTAGCCCACTTAGAGCGGCGACTGGGAGTCACTTTACTTCAGCGCACCACCCGCAAACTCAATCTGACTCAGGCCGGTAGCAAGTTTTTCTCTAGATGCGTAAAAGCTTTGGAGGAAGTAGAAGCGGGCGAAAGTGAACTCACTGCGATTAAGGCGGAACCTCAAGGACTTTTAAAAATCACCACGGTCGCGGATCTTGGGCACTCATTGATGCCGGATCTTATTCGCGGTTATTTGAAAAAATATCCCCAAATGCAGGTGGAGCTTATTCTTACAACTCGCGTAGTGGATCTTATCGGCGAGGGAATAGACCTCGCAATCCGTACCGGCAGTTTGGAGGACTCTACTCTGATAGCGAAGAAGTTTTATAATGATGAATTGGGACTGTGGGCCTCTCCGGCTTATTTAAAAAAGAACGGCATACCAAAAGCCGTGAAAGATCTTAAGAAACACCAATTCATTAAGTTTTCTTCTAGCCCCCGGCTGTTCAAAGCTATGAGCGACAAAGACTCTGAAAAGCTCGTTATGCCCAGCCGAATTTTCGTCGACGACATGGAAACAATGAAGGCTTTTGTGTTGGGTGGAGATGGCATTGGTACTCTTCCAGGCACATTGGCGGATAAGGAAGAAAAGGCGGGTAAAATCGTGCGCGTCCTACCGGGATGGAGATGGGGTGCCGCGAACTTTTACTTCGTCTATCCTCCTCAACGCTTTGTTTCTTTAAAGGTCCAAACTTTCATTGAACACGCTTTGCAAACCCGTGCAGAGCGCAAAGATCTATGA
- a CDS encoding glutathione peroxidase, which yields MSTSFYTFTMKNIRGENTPLENFKGKVALVVNVASECGLTPQYEGLEKIYEKYQEKGFAVLGFPANEFGAQEPGSNAEIQNFSLSKFGIKFPMFEKIVVKGDGQHPLYRFLIEKKPVATLKEGVNFEQQLKEYGIVREKKEDILWNFEKFLIGRDGEVIARFSPDITPEDPIIIQAIEAAL from the coding sequence ATGAGTACCAGTTTTTATACGTTTACGATGAAAAACATCCGTGGTGAAAACACACCTTTGGAAAACTTCAAAGGAAAAGTGGCGTTGGTGGTGAACGTGGCCTCTGAGTGCGGCCTGACGCCGCAGTATGAAGGTTTGGAAAAGATTTATGAAAAGTATCAAGAGAAGGGATTCGCAGTTTTAGGATTCCCCGCAAATGAGTTTGGCGCGCAAGAGCCCGGTAGTAACGCCGAAATTCAAAACTTCTCCCTAAGCAAATTTGGTATTAAATTTCCCATGTTTGAAAAAATCGTGGTGAAAGGTGATGGTCAACATCCTCTTTATCGCTTTCTGATTGAAAAGAAGCCTGTGGCTACTTTGAAAGAAGGCGTGAACTTTGAACAGCAGCTTAAAGAGTACGGCATCGTCCGCGAAAAGAAAGAAGATATCCTTTGGAATTTCGAAAAATTCCTTATTGGCCGTGATGGAGAAGTGATTGCTCGCTTCTCTCCGGATATCACTCCAGAAGATCCCATTATTATTCAGGCTATCGAAGCCGCTCTTTAG
- a CDS encoding methyl-accepting chemotaxis protein: MYRSESVNVDFSLKEYEGNELQKSYEALWQELVHLQLGTTDKSPEDSLQRLEAQYHLREELLQFSDAELAKRKREIASFQELSSLIKEKKWSEAISSVKTAITHLGDTSNLILDPDLDSYYMMDISLLALPQMQDRLASITGNLDALYVNGSDVDRRIQAALYATQLEESDLNRIIADSQTAINEDPNFYGTSSSLQERIPAEVSILSNSVKDVIEKLRALSRGESVERTALFQSGMKAIDQSFASWTVANAELEVLLKVRIQTLQDGRAKSLIYSGLALLVTILISIYIGNTIGQSLTSILKSITRLKQSADTSQEVSAVLQNASQSVHQKVTEQAATIEETAASIEEINGMLKVSTESSQQAAAVATNANASAVNGQAEIMAVLNSMKDIAMSSKKIVETITVIDDIAFQTNLLALNASVEAARAGEQGKGFAVVADAVRSLAQKSATSAKEINSLLKENVSLVDSSQARADQAAKLLHDIVSSVQKVTALNTEIAGATKEQAVGLIHISKLISAFEKATNENKDSMKEVSDASDEVFAQVHLLNEIITQLEMDVRGRSAVLQKSSSPSQILAEA; encoded by the coding sequence ATGTACAGATCTGAAAGTGTCAACGTCGACTTTTCTTTGAAAGAATATGAGGGGAACGAATTGCAGAAGTCTTACGAGGCTTTGTGGCAAGAGCTCGTTCATCTGCAGCTGGGAACTACGGACAAGTCTCCGGAGGATTCATTGCAAAGGTTAGAAGCGCAATATCATCTTCGCGAAGAGCTCTTACAGTTTTCAGATGCAGAGCTTGCAAAAAGAAAACGTGAAATCGCGAGCTTTCAAGAGCTTTCATCTTTGATTAAAGAGAAAAAATGGAGTGAGGCTATTTCTTCTGTGAAAACAGCGATCACACATTTGGGTGACACTTCCAACTTAATCCTGGATCCCGATTTAGACAGTTACTACATGATGGATATTTCTTTATTGGCACTACCGCAAATGCAGGATCGTCTTGCTAGTATCACCGGAAACTTAGATGCCCTTTATGTCAACGGAAGCGATGTTGATCGTCGTATTCAAGCGGCTCTCTACGCCACACAGCTAGAGGAATCGGATCTAAACCGCATCATTGCCGACAGCCAAACGGCAATCAATGAAGACCCGAACTTTTATGGAACTTCTTCGTCTTTACAAGAAAGAATACCGGCTGAAGTCTCTATACTGTCAAACAGTGTTAAGGACGTGATTGAAAAATTAAGAGCGCTCTCGCGAGGCGAAAGCGTTGAAAGAACCGCTCTATTTCAAAGTGGGATGAAGGCCATTGATCAAAGCTTCGCCTCATGGACCGTTGCAAATGCCGAACTGGAAGTACTTTTGAAAGTCAGAATCCAGACATTGCAAGACGGGCGAGCAAAGTCTTTGATTTATTCAGGCCTTGCGCTATTAGTGACGATTCTGATTTCCATTTATATTGGAAACACAATTGGCCAAAGCCTGACCTCGATTTTGAAATCGATCACACGATTAAAACAGTCCGCCGACACATCTCAAGAAGTCAGCGCCGTATTGCAGAATGCTTCTCAGAGCGTTCATCAAAAGGTGACCGAACAAGCCGCCACAATTGAAGAGACCGCCGCGTCCATCGAAGAAATTAATGGCATGCTCAAGGTCAGCACAGAAAGTTCGCAACAAGCGGCGGCCGTCGCCACAAACGCGAACGCATCCGCCGTTAACGGTCAGGCCGAGATTATGGCAGTGCTTAATTCGATGAAAGATATCGCTATGAGTTCTAAAAAGATCGTTGAAACAATCACGGTCATTGATGATATCGCATTTCAAACAAATCTTTTAGCTTTGAACGCTTCAGTCGAAGCCGCCCGAGCCGGTGAACAAGGAAAAGGTTTTGCTGTTGTCGCAGATGCCGTTCGTTCCTTGGCGCAGAAGAGTGCGACTTCGGCTAAAGAGATCAATTCTTTGCTTAAAGAGAATGTCTCTTTAGTCGATTCAAGTCAGGCGCGGGCTGATCAGGCGGCAAAACTTCTTCACGACATTGTTTCTTCTGTGCAAAAAGTGACCGCCCTAAATACAGAAATTGCGGGAGCTACAAAAGAACAAGCTGTCGGCTTGATCCATATTTCAAAGCTTATTAGTGCTTTCGAAAAAGCCACCAACGAAAATAAAGACAGCATGAAAGAAGTGTCTGATGCTTCTGACGAGGTCTTTGCACAGGTTCATCTATTAAATGAAATTATAACTCAACTTGAAATGGATGTTCGCGGTCGCTCTGCGGTCTTGCAAAAATCAAGTTCGCCCTCTCAGATTTTAGCAGAAGCTTAA
- a CDS encoding erythromycin esterase family protein, producing MNQSSQYTSQVPGSSRILQEIEKNAVPLKDNRDLEKLIKNIADKKIVMLGESSHGTEEFYKWRRLLSQELIQHHGFSFIAVEGDWPPSAELNRFVQGGTRTKAPEDALKSFQRWPTWMWANTEIVRLAHWLKDYNKKEKQKVGFFGLDVYSLFESIDEIIKQLNSIDPDLAHHIQTQYACFDPYQRDERTYARSLIQFPEGCEKQVLKALTDLLNVRLDKMTRHSEKYFDARQNARIVKNAEKYYRAMIQGEEDSWNVRDRHMIETLDILLNRHGENSKAIVWAHNTHIGDYRATPMLQEGQVNIGGLAREQWGAEEVALVGFGTYQGEVIASHAWDGPIEVMKVPPGREQSYEAYFHEASKHLREDSFYICLNNSEILSETYGHRAIGVVYDPEHERFGNYVPSSLSKRYDAFVFIDKTTALTPLKQDFKRDEIPETWPRGT from the coding sequence ATGAATCAGTCATCACAATACACGTCACAAGTCCCGGGTTCCTCTCGCATTCTTCAAGAAATTGAAAAGAACGCCGTACCTCTGAAGGATAATCGGGATTTAGAAAAACTCATTAAAAATATCGCCGATAAAAAGATCGTTATGCTGGGAGAATCCAGCCACGGCACAGAAGAATTCTACAAATGGCGGCGCCTTCTTTCTCAAGAGCTTATTCAACACCACGGATTCAGCTTTATCGCAGTCGAGGGGGATTGGCCTCCCAGCGCGGAGCTCAATCGCTTTGTCCAAGGCGGCACTCGCACGAAAGCCCCCGAAGATGCTTTGAAGAGTTTCCAAAGATGGCCGACCTGGATGTGGGCAAATACCGAGATCGTACGATTGGCTCACTGGCTTAAGGATTATAATAAGAAAGAAAAACAGAAAGTGGGATTCTTCGGACTGGATGTGTATTCACTATTTGAATCCATTGATGAAATTATTAAACAGCTCAACAGCATTGATCCTGATTTGGCTCACCATATCCAAACTCAGTACGCATGTTTCGATCCGTATCAAAGAGATGAAAGAACTTACGCCAGATCGCTGATTCAATTTCCGGAGGGCTGCGAGAAACAAGTCTTAAAAGCCTTAACCGATCTTCTTAATGTGCGACTGGATAAGATGACCCGTCATTCTGAAAAGTATTTCGACGCTCGTCAAAATGCGCGCATCGTGAAAAATGCCGAAAAATATTATCGTGCCATGATTCAAGGGGAAGAAGACTCCTGGAATGTCCGGGATCGTCACATGATTGAAACACTAGATATTCTTCTAAACCGTCATGGAGAAAACTCAAAAGCCATCGTTTGGGCGCATAACACTCACATCGGTGATTACCGCGCCACACCCATGCTGCAGGAAGGACAAGTGAATATCGGTGGACTGGCCCGCGAACAATGGGGTGCTGAAGAGGTCGCGCTTGTTGGATTCGGAACATATCAAGGCGAAGTCATCGCCTCTCATGCCTGGGATGGACCGATTGAAGTCATGAAAGTGCCGCCCGGAAGGGAACAGAGCTACGAAGCCTACTTTCATGAGGCCTCAAAACACCTTCGCGAAGATTCATTTTACATTTGCTTGAATAACAGTGAAATTTTATCTGAAACTTACGGTCACCGAGCGATTGGTGTCGTCTATGATCCCGAACATGAACGCTTCGGGAACTACGTGCCTTCTTCTTTGTCAAAGCGTTATGATGCCTTTGTTTTTATAGATAAAACGACGGCTCTCACCCCTCTTAAACAAGATTTTAAAAGGGACGAGATTCCAGAGACGTGGCCCCGTGGAACTTAA
- a CDS encoding TetR/AcrR family transcriptional regulator: MKKKTAAPKKTRNLEKSRKEILEAAFPLVFARGFQGVSIDDIVNQTSLTKGAFYHQFPTKLELGYALVDEVIKPMIIDRWIKPLEGFENPLEGILKQMKTLIGKASPEELRLGCPLNNLVQEMAPIDTGFRDRLEASLTLWIDEMEVHIKRAKKEGYLKNDVNTRHVAHFVVMTHEGFYGMLKGLHDPKAFDALFDSLKRYFQTISN; encoded by the coding sequence ATGAAAAAGAAGACCGCGGCCCCAAAAAAGACACGAAATCTTGAGAAATCTCGAAAAGAGATCCTGGAGGCCGCTTTTCCATTGGTTTTCGCCCGCGGGTTTCAGGGTGTCAGCATCGATGACATTGTTAACCAGACCTCACTAACCAAAGGTGCTTTTTATCATCAGTTTCCCACGAAGTTAGAACTGGGTTACGCACTGGTTGATGAGGTTATTAAGCCTATGATCATCGACAGATGGATTAAACCACTAGAAGGATTTGAAAATCCTCTAGAGGGAATTCTAAAACAAATGAAGACATTGATCGGCAAAGCTTCTCCTGAAGAACTGCGACTGGGCTGCCCTTTGAACAATTTGGTCCAAGAAATGGCGCCGATCGACACCGGCTTTCGAGACCGCTTAGAGGCTTCGCTCACTCTGTGGATTGACGAGATGGAAGTTCATATCAAAAGAGCTAAGAAGGAAGGCTATCTGAAAAATGACGTCAACACTCGTCACGTCGCTCATTTCGTGGTGATGACTCATGAAGGCTTTTACGGAATGCTCAAAGGCCTTCATGATCCGAAAGCCTTTGACGCCTTATTTGATTCCTTAAAAAGATACTTTCAAACTATTTCTAATTAA
- a CDS encoding SRPBCC family protein: MLKVAGLAVLVLLVAFLGYVSTREGKFKYVRSDLIKAPKDKIYPYISDLKLGGEWSPYEKADPTMKKSFSGPEAGVGATMSFEGNDQSGSGKIEIVKLTPQETVELKLTMIKPMHAENLVTYTLTSEGDATRFTWSMEGDGGFMGKLVHVFIDVEKMVGDQFVQGIQNLKTLVEAKN, from the coding sequence ATGTTGAAAGTCGCAGGTTTAGCGGTTCTGGTTCTTTTGGTGGCATTTCTTGGCTATGTTTCTACACGAGAGGGGAAATTCAAATACGTTCGTAGTGATTTGATTAAGGCTCCCAAGGATAAAATTTATCCCTATATCAGTGATTTGAAGTTGGGGGGCGAGTGGTCTCCTTATGAAAAAGCAGATCCTACGATGAAAAAGTCCTTTTCGGGGCCTGAGGCGGGCGTCGGAGCAACCATGAGTTTTGAGGGAAATGATCAATCCGGTTCCGGAAAAATTGAAATTGTGAAACTAACTCCTCAGGAAACGGTGGAACTTAAATTAACGATGATAAAACCTATGCACGCGGAAAATCTAGTCACTTACACGTTAACGTCTGAAGGGGATGCCACTCGGTTCACCTGGTCTATGGAAGGTGACGGCGGGTTTATGGGAAAGCTCGTCCATGTTTTTATCGATGTTGAAAAAATGGTCGGCGATCAATTTGTTCAAGGTATTCAAAATTTGAAAACACTCGTTGAAGCAAAAAACTAA
- a CDS encoding zinc ribbon domain-containing protein YjdM, producing MENQTHCPQCNSENIYADGNLWICPECGHEWSSFAAAEGTAEKVEDTSIRDANGNVLNDGDSITVIKDLKVKGSSLVVKVGSKAKNIRLVDSADGHNIACKIDGIGAINLKSEFVKKA from the coding sequence ATGGAAAATCAAACTCACTGTCCTCAATGCAATTCTGAAAATATTTATGCCGATGGAAATCTTTGGATTTGTCCAGAGTGCGGTCACGAATGGAGTTCGTTTGCCGCCGCTGAAGGCACGGCGGAAAAAGTCGAAGACACAAGTATTCGCGATGCTAATGGCAACGTCCTTAACGATGGGGACTCCATCACTGTTATCAAGGATCTGAAAGTGAAGGGCTCTTCATTGGTTGTAAAAGTGGGTTCAAAGGCTAAAAATATCCGCCTCGTTGACAGTGCTGATGGACATAATATCGCTTGTAAGATTGATGGTATCGGCGCGATCAATTTGAAGTCCGAATTTGTAAAGAAGGCCTAA
- a CDS encoding SDR family oxidoreductase, with protein MNSGKLILTGASGNLGQLTLKALLKRVPGNRIIVTTRTPDKLKDLVQQGVDVRFADFDDVNSLESAFKGGSRLLLISTDRIGDRIKAHKNAVNAAKKAGVKHILYTSLPQAEISPSVVAPDHYATEVAIKESGLTYTFLRNNLYMDNLLMSLKSAVAMGTLYGSAGAGKIAYVSRADCAEAAAGALAEEIYENKIIDITGSEAVSYEDLVKLLSEVLGKTIRYQDLSDSEFAGALIKSGLPEAWAQVFMTFDASARKGSLQSVTTAVKDFAHKEPVLLRQFLSENRAALLN; from the coding sequence ATGAACTCAGGAAAACTTATTCTTACAGGCGCTTCCGGAAATTTAGGTCAATTAACTTTAAAAGCTCTTTTAAAGCGGGTGCCAGGAAATCGCATCATCGTCACTACACGAACACCTGATAAATTGAAGGATCTGGTCCAACAAGGGGTGGATGTGCGTTTTGCAGACTTTGATGATGTGAACTCGCTAGAGTCGGCTTTTAAAGGCGGGTCCCGCTTATTATTGATTAGTACAGATCGTATTGGAGATCGCATCAAGGCTCACAAAAATGCAGTCAATGCAGCCAAGAAAGCCGGTGTGAAGCATATTCTTTATACATCTCTTCCTCAGGCAGAAATCAGTCCTTCCGTGGTAGCTCCAGATCATTACGCGACAGAAGTAGCGATTAAAGAAAGTGGACTGACCTACACGTTCCTTCGCAACAATCTGTATATGGATAACCTGCTAATGTCTTTAAAAAGTGCGGTGGCGATGGGTACTTTATACGGCTCTGCCGGCGCCGGTAAAATCGCTTACGTCAGTCGTGCAGATTGTGCCGAAGCCGCAGCGGGGGCATTGGCGGAAGAGATCTATGAAAATAAAATCATCGATATCACAGGTTCCGAAGCTGTTAGTTATGAGGATCTTGTGAAACTTTTGAGCGAGGTCTTAGGTAAAACGATTCGTTATCAAGATCTTTCAGATTCAGAATTTGCAGGAGCTCTTATCAAATCCGGACTTCCAGAAGCTTGGGCGCAAGTTTTTATGACCTTTGATGCTTCCGCAAGAAAGGGAAGTCTTCAATCCGTGACGACAGCAGTGAAAGATTTTGCGCACAAAGAGCCTGTTCTTTTAAGACAGTTTCTAAGTGAAAATCGCGCGGCCCTGCTTAATTAG